The following are encoded together in the Drosophila sechellia strain sech25 chromosome 3R, ASM438219v1, whole genome shotgun sequence genome:
- the LOC6612693 gene encoding DTW domain-containing protein 1, with protein sequence MTHPLEAPQRSRKYPFVHMRIADHSALDTIEGRHNCRLCNRSRKFFCYSCCVPVGELEELLPRLELPLQVDIIKHKKEIDGKSSAVHAAVLAPAHVRIHTFPDIPDYREETGVVLIFPSATALTVPQLFARNVQLQIGDNYGLPKGHHMGTMLRRRMDEVEVKELQEEVDEPEQARRTWTLDNLPVRRAVFIDSTWNQSRGIYADPRVRGLRTVVLQNRLSQFWRHQRGSPRWYLATIEAIHQFLLEVHINAWGLNTAYRGLDNLEITEGFHQLAAPLTKQAASEDLGREAPYNGQYDNLLFFFAHMYDLIHKYYDHNDLIAYRRPI encoded by the coding sequence ATGACGCATCCGCTGGAGGCGCCGCAGCGCAGCCGCAAGTACCCATTCGTGCACATGCGCATCGCGGACCACAGCGCGCTGGACACCATCGAGGGGCGCCACAACTGCCGCCTGTGCAACCGATCGCGCAAGTTCTTCTGCTACAGCTGCTGCGTGCCGGTGGgcgagctggaggagctgctgccCCGCCTGGAGCTGCCGCTCCAAGTGGACATCATCAAGCACAAGAAGGAAATCGACGGCAAGAGCTCGGCGGTGCACGCGGCCGTTCTGGCGCCGGCGCACGTGAGGATCCACACATTTCCGGACATCCCCGACTACCGCGAGGAGACGGGCGTGGTGCTCATATTCCCCAGCGCCACTGCGCTCACGGTGCCGCAGCTCTTCGCGCGCAACGTGCAGCTGCAGATCGGCGACAACTACGGGCTGCCCAAGGGCCACCACATGGGCACCATGCTGCGCAGGCGAATGGACGAGGTGGAGGTGAAGGAACTGCAGGAGGAGGTAGATGAGCCGGAGCAGGCGCGGCGAACCTGGACGCTTGACAACCTGCCCGTCCGCCGAGCCGTCTTCATAGACAGCACCTGGAACCAGAGTCGCGGGATCTACGCGGACCCCAGGGTACGTGGCCTGCGAACGGTGGTGCTGCAGAATCGACTGTCGCAGTTCTGGCGCCACCAGCGCGGCAGTCCGCGCTGGTACCTGGCCACCATCGAGGCCATTCACCAGTTCCTCCTGGAGGTGCACATCAATGCCTGGGGCCTGAACACCGCCTACCGCGGACTGGACAACCTGGAGATCACCGAGGGCTTCCATCAGCTGGCGGCGCCGCTGACCAAGCAGGCGGCTAGCGAGGATCTGGGCAGGGAGGCGCCCTACAATGGGCAGTACGACAACCTGCTCTTTTTCTTCGCCCACATGTACGATCTCATACACAAGTACTACGACCACAACGACCTCATCGCCTACCGACGACCCATCTAG
- the LOC6612694 gene encoding signal peptidase complex subunit 1, translating to MLDIQTHMDFAGQGKAERWSRFIITFFGIVGLVYGAFVQQFSQTVYILGAGFVLSSLITIPPWPLYRRNALKWQKPIDTDAKSSSSESGDEGKKKKKQ from the exons ATGTTGGACATCCAGACGCATATG GACTTCGCGGGGCAGGGAAAGGCGGAGCGCTGGTCGCGCTTCATCATCACGTTCTTCGGAATCGTGGGCCTCGTCTACGGAGCCTTCGTGCAGCAGTTCTCGCAGACCGTGTACATCCTGGGCGCCGGATTCGTGCTCTCCTCGCTG ATCACCATTCCGCCGTGGCCGCTGTACCGTCGCAATGCGCTCAAGTGGCAGAAGCCCATCGATACGGACGCCAAGTCGTCGAGCTCCGAGTCCGGCGACGAgggcaagaagaagaagaagcagtaG
- the LOC6612695 gene encoding uncharacterized protein LOC6612695: MSYYAERALSLLYPLAIVSSLVCCITSAVAWTHWQYVLNACPDTNCGCVLHGKSTFNSFEGGNVAYCHFATYGLLLPLLFAVVLGVYHGYRMCIGRGKPKAGTATIRQRSGDMIVVTTESELTPDGLSPYYWLPATVISTIMAVYQLVYSAVFTDGFEVTCKHYRESLLKEIQGVGNIVPVIKSRLSCAAVFDFMDYLVESVSYERRRYGRINTAACLYFTLVFAWIALLAWLLVCVINVVQLRRTKAARV; this comes from the exons CCTCGCTGGTCTGCTGCATCACCTCGGCGGTGGCCTGGACGCACTGGCAGTACGTGCTCAACGCCTGCCCGGACACCAACTGCGGCTGCGTGCTGCACGGCAAGAGCACGTTCAACAGCTTCGAGGGCGGCAACGTCGCCTACTGCCACTTCGCCACCTACGGCctcctgctgccgctgctcttCGCCGTTGTCCTAGGCGTCTACCACGGCTACCGCATGTGCATCGGGCGGGGCAAGCCCAAGGCGGGCACGGCCACCATTCGCCAGCG CTCCGGCGACATGATCGTGGTGACCACCGAGTCGGAACTCACGCCCGATGGCCTCTCGCCCTACTACT GGCTGCCCGCCACCGTCATCTCGACGATAATGGCCGTGTACCAACTGGTCTACTCGGCCGTTTTTACGGACGGCTTCGAGGTGACCTGCAAGCATTACAGGGAGTCGCTGCTGAAGGAGATCCAGGGCGTGGGCAACATTGTGCCCGTGATCAAGTCGCGGCTCTCGTGCGCCGCCGTCTTCGACTTCATGGACTACCTGGTGGAGAGCGTGTCGTACGAGCGGCGGCGCTACGGGCGCATCAACACCGCCGCCTGCCTGTACTTCACCCTGGTCTTCGCCTGGATCGCCCTGCTCGCCTGGCTGCTCGTCTGCGTGATCAACGTCGTCCAGCTGCGGCGCACGAAGGCCGCCAGGGTGTGA